In Balaenoptera ricei isolate mBalRic1 chromosome 7, mBalRic1.hap2, whole genome shotgun sequence, a single window of DNA contains:
- the CTLA4 gene encoding cytotoxic T-lymphocyte protein 4 isoform X1 has product MACFGFQSHGARLDLASRTWPCTALFSLLFIPVFSKGVHVTQPAVVLASSRGVASFVCEYGSSGKAAEVRVTVLRKAGGQLNEVCAATYMVEDELTFLEDSACAGTSSGNKVNLTIQGLRATDIGLYICKVELMYPPPYYVGMGNGTQIYVIDPEPCPDSDFLLWILAAVSSGLFFYSFLITAVSLSKMLKKRSPLTTGVYVKMPPTEPECEKQFQPYFIPIN; this is encoded by the exons ATGGCTTGCTTTGGATTCCAGAGTCATGGGGCTCGGCTGGACCTGGCTTCTAGGACCTGGCCCTGTACTGccctgttttctcttctcttcatccCCGTTTTCTCTAAAG GGGTGCACGTGACCCAGCCCGCAGTGGTGCTGGCCAGCAGTCGGGGTGTTGCCAGCTTCGTGTGTGAATATGGGTCATCAGGCAAAGCCGCCGAGGTCCGGGTGACGGTGTTGCGGAAGGCAGGCGGCCAGCTGAACGAAGTCTGCGCCGCGACCTACATGGTGGAGGACGAGCTGACCTTCCTGGAGGATTCCGCTTGCGCCGGCACCTCCAGTGGGAACAAAGTGAACCTCACCATCCAAGGGCTGAGGGCCACGGACATCGGGCTCTACATCTGCAAGGTGGAGCTCATGTACCCGCCGCCCTACTATGTGGGCATGGGCAATGGAACCCAAATTTACGTCATTG ATCCAGAACCATGCCCGGATTCTGATTTCCTCCTCTGGATCCTGGCAGCAGTTAGTTCAGGGCTGTTTTTCTACAGCTTCCTCATCACAGCTGTTTCTTTGAGCAAAATG CTGAAGAAAAGAAGCCCTCTTACTACAGGGGTCTATGTGAAAATGCCCCCAACAGAGCCAGAATGTGAAAAGCAATTTCAGCCTTATTTCATTCCCATCAATTGA
- the CTLA4 gene encoding cytotoxic T-lymphocyte protein 4 isoform X2, protein MACFGFQSHGARLDLASRTWPCTALFSLLFIPVFSKGVHVTQPAVVLASSRGVASFVCEYGSSGKAAEVRVTVLRKAGGQLNEVCAATYMVEDELTFLEDSACAGTSSGNKVNLTIQGLRATDIGLYICKVELMYPPPYYVGMGNGTQIYVIAEEKKPSYYRGLCENAPNRARM, encoded by the exons ATGGCTTGCTTTGGATTCCAGAGTCATGGGGCTCGGCTGGACCTGGCTTCTAGGACCTGGCCCTGTACTGccctgttttctcttctcttcatccCCGTTTTCTCTAAAG GGGTGCACGTGACCCAGCCCGCAGTGGTGCTGGCCAGCAGTCGGGGTGTTGCCAGCTTCGTGTGTGAATATGGGTCATCAGGCAAAGCCGCCGAGGTCCGGGTGACGGTGTTGCGGAAGGCAGGCGGCCAGCTGAACGAAGTCTGCGCCGCGACCTACATGGTGGAGGACGAGCTGACCTTCCTGGAGGATTCCGCTTGCGCCGGCACCTCCAGTGGGAACAAAGTGAACCTCACCATCCAAGGGCTGAGGGCCACGGACATCGGGCTCTACATCTGCAAGGTGGAGCTCATGTACCCGCCGCCCTACTATGTGGGCATGGGCAATGGAACCCAAATTTACGTCATTG CTGAAGAAAAGAAGCCCTCTTACTACAGGGGTCTATGTGAAAATGCCCCCAACAGAGCCAGAATGTGA